A single Triticum dicoccoides isolate Atlit2015 ecotype Zavitan chromosome 2A, WEW_v2.0, whole genome shotgun sequence DNA region contains:
- the LOC119352216 gene encoding uncharacterized protein LOC119352216, whose product MVRGSGKGMERGSSKEMEKGSGKEIDWESWEIKDRMKEMVSVGRERNNVLDSLTPSLSGWRRIHKGESSKWSWMTVGKAAKETESDLMDSSTMELPEKELDNILQGMEQLGHRMLSMAYLLRKPGVPSISPHMVTELINATSNLRRTTEDFYQDTDAAESWSGESEGEGDDEVEGDDKGEMQKEDGIPGEISNLTKYLRFSSHYENKLALIVGEDEDEDKDEDEDEDEAKDRSTLEYLKKEIADEQESFGNEYDCWERVWGSKIGGCGGLEDTTTLSPMHFTHCTPGVVPHPAAVAGNTLLIYSIRILRKHLDMTVKPLKWPLKVYGVVAARDTVDHNRNILFSRSRLNYQKLGEDDSFLCLTGPSRAIFGVGPVDFEVDLKINEGAEEDTTLISSCYHHRPRRLLKGSSYSEIIRGCWCDVELIYEELDTPLQATIVGVHVVEGGWPFKYGCRVACSWSAATGTIGATRREVVLLDYRGENMPVGSDDYLHLPRNVVPVELQGTLRLVIQAYPEPDFRPVKGHVDFCIQHCQTSSLQCEVGNSTVEITVAWSLLVKEKLELLLEGYAAGRD is encoded by the exons ATGGTGAGGGGATCCGGCAAAGGGATGGAGAGAGGATCCAGCAAGGAGATGGAGAAGGGATCCGGCAAGGAGATCGACTGGGAATCCTGGGAGATTAAGGACCGGATGAAGGAGATGGTATCCGTGGGGAGGGAGCGCAACAACGTCCTTGATTCTCTTACACCTAGCCTTTCTGGGTGGAGGCGGATACACAAAGGCGAAAGCAGCAAATGGTCGTGGATGACCGTTGGAAAGGCCGCCAAGGAAACGGAATCTGACTTGATGGACTCGAGCACAATGGAGCTACCTGAGAAAGAATTGGACAACATCTTGCAAGGTATGGAGCAGTTGGGCCACCGGATGCTCTCTATGGCATATCTCTTGCGCAAACCAGGTGTCCCCAGCATCTCGCCTCACATGGTCACCGAGTTGATTAATGCTACATCCAATTTGAGGCGAACTACTGAGGATTTCTACCAAGATACTGATGCTGCTGAGAGTTGGAGTGGTGAGAGTGAGGGTGAGGGTGATGACGAGGTTGAGGGTGATGACAAGGGTGAGATGCAGAAGGAGGATGGGATTCCTGGTGAAATCTCCAATCTTACTAAATACTTGAGGTTTTCCTCTCATTACGAGAACAAGTTGGCGCTGATTGTGGgcgaggacgaggatgaggacaaggacgaggacgaggacgaggacgaggctaAGGATAGATCCACATTGGAGTATCTCAAAAAAGAGATAGCCGATGAACAAGAAAGTTTCGGCAATGAATATGACTGCTGGGAACGTGTATGGGGTAGCAAGATTGGAGGGTGCGGTGGCTTGGAAGATACAA CCACATTGAGCCCTATGCACTTTACACACTGCACACCTGGTGTTGTCCCACACCCTGCTGCTGTTGCGGGGAACACCTTGTTGATCTACTCCATCAGGATTCTAAGAAAACACTTGGATATGACAGTCAAACCCTTGAAATGGCCGCTCAAAGTGTACGGTGTGGTTGCTGCTCGAGACACAGTGGACCACAACCGCAACATTCTCTTCTCTCGATCAAGGCTAAACTACCAAAAACTCGGTGAAGAT GATTCCTTTTTATGCTTGACTGGTCCGTCTCGTGCAATTTTTGGTGTCGGACCCGTTGACTTTGAAGTTGACCTGAAAATAAATGAGGGAGCTGAAGAAGATACAACATTGATCAGTTCTTGCTACCACCACCGCCCAAGAAGATTACTCAAAGGTAGTAGTTACTCTGAAATCATCCGTGGATGCTGGTGTGATGTAGAATTAATCTATGAGGAGCTTGATACACCACTCCAGGCCACCATTGTGGGTGTTCACGTTGTTGAAGGGGGGTGGCCTTTCAAATATGGATGCAGAGTTGCTTGCTCCTGGTCTGCTGCAACAGGGACTATTGGTGCTACCCGTAGGGAAGTTGTTTTGCTTGATTATCGTGGTGAAAATATGCCTGTAGGATCAGATGATTATCTTCATTTGCCGAGAAACGTTGTTCCCGTGGAGTTACAAGGAACACTGAGGCTTGTCATACAGGCTTACCCAGAACCTGATTTTCGACCCGTAAAGGGTCATGTAGACTTCTGTATCCAACATTGCCAAACAAGCAGCCTACAATGTGAAGTTGGTAACTCTACAGTGGAGATTACTGTTGCTTGGTCCCTCCTTGTAAAAGAGAAGCTGGAGCTGTTACTGGAGGGCTATGCTGCTGGGCGTGATTGA